One region of Megalopta genalis isolate 19385.01 chromosome 15, iyMegGena1_principal, whole genome shotgun sequence genomic DNA includes:
- the Wnk gene encoding wnk kinase isoform X3 produces MPRCCNENKAVSSVSTSQKHNTEDILLTQTRPFSIGNQLELDDDPPIVEKSHRRVRCDLSPVPTNTSTNLSIKLLSIKGERNSRQDHQVSTGSGGYREKEKEAKKRAAIGNTVRGFLSSGHSKQDRYETNRQRSPGGSGLSSLCPKLVASGGGNNQGGISLAVGHLASQEGGGPCSVVTTQRIHNHTHNHKRQRKLSIVPQAGTSAHNSGDRKASSISRSSTTICKKQIRTQRSDHNTDSLSITTNGVASNSPSSKKRVLSTLRISEKSSPRNLNSPSLDNENERSFSDAEEAITATENVFNVPGSSSTPSTPISRVKSKKSDEDETSMECSISEEGVESSRNTADKKLSLDTSESKVTTPECSESSKIPNVVRKISASSIDEETIIQNKQKVFSTSSMSTRCNNNEGRTAKSKSKYFTEIQKSSKNSTKINIGKSIDSFMKISINSTGNSKSNEEVKRKTSTDSSKSTNMAEKEGLTKDSEEDVVEDKEKVVKSSRFVTSKVSEEIIDTEGKDMETQREEEEGEVTIYDEDDNGTSISDIVAAQALHESLSKLGKVPPLDTDMEDVKDMNIEDEIKTEKDSQKDVVQEEAVEGFIGPLLDENFKADEKLSQKTMAMEEVRNLLMKVKVQNVEDDDDEEKAIGISPDGRFLKFEEEIGRGSFKTVYRGLDTQTGVAVAWCELQEKKLNKTERLRFREEAEMLKGLQHPNIVRFYDYWEVTLTRRKYIVLVTELMTSGTLKTYLRRFKKINPKVVKSWCRQILKGLSFLHSRSPPIIHRDLKCDNIFITGTTGSVKIGDLGLATLKNRSFAKSVIGTPEFMAPEMYEEHYDESVDVYAFGMCMLEMATSEYPYSECTGPAQIYKRVVSGVKPQSYDKVENPEVREIIEMCIRLKKEERPLVKDLLNHEFFADDVGLKLEMVSRDSAVADAELSRVEFRLRVLDPKKRTNKHKENEAIQFDFDIQGDNAEEVASEMAKSSLILEEDVKAVTKMLKSQITTLLREREERKAKEEKERLDREADTTTTANENLLQQQLLLQQMQLQQQQQQIQSNMGIQLQGQVQMQLQQNQIPLQPQQQMQPTAQPSQQHSLQPQPVQLVQQQPLMQQQTSVVQPQQAQQLQQVPQVSQQQVQYQQQQYQQQLQQQYQQQQQPYPSHVSQNINPSSSQCSTPQTVQTQPQFPQVTQQIQQQQQIQQQQQIQQQQIQQQQQIQQQQQIQQQQQIQQQQQIQQQQQQIHQQQQQIQQQQQQQQIHQQQQQYIQLNQMNVPQQISHQMQSQIQPQLQSQIQILSQQQHVQMQQTQQVQYSQPQVQHVQQVPVQNQQFYQQSATGTSGYTTQPIYQQNISQSMYHPYTTPNPAGHVEILSTSQPTTQIYSHTSIPGSAAPPTSQPYIQQSTGQVSASVPSSINIQNSSAATIIQSAATATIPNIQPTPTILPNGGHQSQPQQNVLVQMQYSQPSSVPTSVSMSSGMSVPAQSTTTTQHQQHFVPSTDQITADRSSLPKQDTMDSVQSLPVDLPSNVQDQVNLTTAIGQTAVASEGVTQENSENVSSERSRVKRSGTKRKKPGIKLTVLSVSSSEGQSVTVECQLDTSKQKTVTFKFDRDDMVPTDIANNLVAENLLPQSQCETFVELIEDIVKQLRLDPTRALPLVAHGPPDQSAGGSPVTSRRPRDRDHSLDTAKQVRHGSLTRQSSHRSSYKVHRRHRSRDETSNTSTPTKLLPIDQIISHITGGTTEKQQSVQTPDSQVGLENTSAEASRRSSTSTQNTDTLTPTNLPSDPTDTQETLVNVTNLEAGLELHNVSNEDKFYHCTTTYTQSSVHDTAIGNQGSEMAKESGAQDVTDLQEREANKEIQVDTVTEVATLTAPPPIRKISRFLVSPVVEQKILTIEDEESSVESTEKANILATQSNLVSQISVTDEGQAKHDELEVNVLETQAAVLEKPSVETLIQNTQYVPEQVDAVQTLQLGQQTIGLQNTMQGQAMSAMLQIQPNINTIQSSPHNVILPGSTITHQLPQQMQSVPQNIMVTVQKDLQTQTQIPPNNVNMQGQYQNQPLQCNVLLQQQQIPMQHNLTQMHVQPELQHQGQIQTQRPMQQFHSQQIPQQYVILSGPIQQLQPAAIVDERNRRISNISTASNMSTDSQMSEIVNLTDDKKQPMVVPSSSVHHMQHAQLIAQPEGQNVATLSQTVLEPTQQLQGTPQNIMNVPTNASVPVSVPVQQVIATEVAPKVIVKTKEVSSTLPDLAQNLANILSNPKSKSATPHGVTSHEQNPITNIPAATVFDNKSTLQSEQYFQPIQPEASQIQIPSQVQHNYQPNIVQPGISQTFQQVTQQSQQTQITLQQTMQLNPTQQMDPQLQIMPQNFQGVQTMLQGKWIATPNQNIMQQTGLIRHPQQTQQQLQQTIPVQQPILQDTQNVENFVQTDQSQLHLKLQEQQILGKTSEMETQESITSTGRISTECHLLSEAENSSHDVTPEHTIVESVDSTLFAQNQALQQQQQQHRKLSQQNSLDKVPDAVVGTAGLGGPGPQTIADLHQKLVQLTSQPSEALNVGTPPISYPATPHNHQIVGGYDAYINSLQQKLVNIGMPISTTHGVGPPSPQTAIQSSTSLTDPNVPTNVEALALIQDSSIHPLALSQTHVDCSLDSPTPGAGATGSETMSPSKESIKVRAQRPGSRLQELEQELAKIHHRGSVLSTASPQPLLQSTQSLLTTVPSTSTVPVANITPSVNTSRSDTNTPVQIEPQESVTEVSTTQPVRKISRFVVSKVAGPPNNATGPNQQSYAEDPKVYHVEENQGTPVQVIHSREGSIPPTQSIQSTVSGPTMEQTEKDERFWTLTPSEEYQLLIKKQTMELETLQRRHREELERFQQHQLQLLIQQQQQASALHQHHHQHHPMLYHTVATSLAGQTRLPSTEDYLMFNTTPQTPLQKAPSNYPDTDETLRLAMQKLKQTPLQLQPQQATAGIPHAYVIPIPVVPSETMQNIPSQQSSSYTSDIAESYDSAHSSLINSAQYQFAPILPDGTNIAVSSTGSLVTPIPISSSTGSGGYIQYHENQTLPNFQTFSCTPHGGFFLPAGYRLIYAPQPASQSQPATPATPHIGNSHDGTPPAEPLHTNTDNSAAPPSHTDQ; encoded by the exons GGTGGCATTAGTTTGGCAGTGGGCCACTTAGCCTCCCAGGAAGGTGGAGGCCCATGTTCAGTTGTTACCACTCAAAGAATCCATAATCATACACATAATCATAAACGCCAAAGAAAATTGTCTATTGTTCCACAAGCTGGTACTAGTGCTCATAATTCTGGTGATCGGAAG GCATCAAGTATAAGTCGTTCCTCTACAACAATTTGCAAGAAACAAATACGAACACAGAGGAGTGACCATAATACGGATTCATTGTCTATAACAACTAACGGAGTTGCGAGTAATTCACCTTCTTCTAAAAAGAGAGTTTTATCTACTCTACGCATCTCGGAAAAATCATCCCCTCGGAATCTCAATTCACCATCTTTAGACAATGAAAATGAGCGCAGTTTCAGCGACGCAGAGGAAGCTATCACTGCGACAGAAAATGTGTTCAATGTTCCAG GATCTAGTTCCACGCCTTCAACACCAATTAGTCGAGTGAAATCGAAAAAATCGGACGAAGATGAGACGAGTATGGAATGTAGCATCAGTGAAGAAGGTGTTGAATCGTCGCGGAACACAGCAGACAAGAAACTATCATTAGATACTAGCGAGTCAAAAGTAACAACCCCAGAATGTTCTGAATCTTCTAAAATTCCAAACGTTGTGAGAAAAATATCGGCAAGTAGCATTGATGAGGAAacaattatacaaaataaacaaaaagtatTCTCTACATCTTCCATGAGCACACGATGCAATAATAATGAGGGCAGAACCGCCAAATCTAAAAGTAAGTATTTCACAGAAATTCAGAAAAGTAGTAAGAATTCGACTAAGATAAACATAGGGAAAAGTATAGATTCGTTCATGAAAATCTCCATAAATTCAACAGGTAATAGTAAAAGTAATGAAGAGGTGAAACGGAAAACGTCCACCGACTCGTCCAAGTCTACCAATATGGCAGAAAAAGAAGGTTTGACTAAAGATTCAGAAGAGGATGTTGTCGAGGATAAGGAGAAGGTGGTGAAAAGTTCAAGATTTGTGACGTCGAAGGTGTCTGAAGAGATAATAGACACCGAGGGAAAGGATATGGAAACGCAACGGGAAGAAGAAGAGGGAGAAGTGACAATATATGACGAAGATGACAATGGCACCAGTATCAGTGATATTGTTGCTGCACAAGCGCTTCATGAATCTCTGAGTAAATTAGGGAAAGTTCCACCTTTGGATACTGACATGGAGGATGTTAAGGACATGAATATCGAGGATGAGATCAAGACGGAGAAAGATTCCCAGAAAGACGTCGTGCAGGAAGAAGCGGTGGAAGGTTTTATCGGTCCTTTGCTGGACGAAAATTTTAAAGCGGACGAGAAATTATCACAGAAAACTATGGCCATGGAGGAAGTTCGAAATTTATtgatgaaagtgaaagttcaaAATGTAGAAGACGATGACGATGAAGAGAAAGCTATAGGTATATCACCGGATGGTAGATTCTTGAAATTCGAAGAGGAAATCGGTAGGGGCAGCTTTAAGACTGTATATAGAGGTTTGGATACTCAAACTGGTGTGGCTGTTGCCTGGTGCGAATTACAG GAAAAAAAGTTAAACAAGACAGAAAGACTGAGGTTTAGGGAGGAAGCAGAAATGTTGAAAGGATTGCAACATCCAAATATTGttagattttatgattattggGAAGTTACACTTACGCGTAGGAAATACATTGTACTAGTCACTGAACTTATGACTTCAGGAACATTGAAGAC ATACCTAAGacgttttaaaaaaattaatccGAAGGTAGTGAAGTCTTGGTGTCGGCAAATTTTAAAAGGCCTTAGCTTTTTACATTCGAGATCACCGCCAATTATTCATCGCGATCTGAAGTgcgacaatatttttattactgGTACAACGGGGAGTGTAAAAATTGGCGACTTGGGTCTTGCGACTCTGAAAAATCGAAGTTTCGCAAAGAGCGTGATTGGTACACCCGAATTTATGGCACCGGAAATGTATGAGGAGCATTATGACGAGTCTGTCGACGTTTATGCATTTGGCATGTGTATGCTTGAAATGGCTACTAGTGAATATCCGTACTCTGAGTGTACTGGACCAGCGCAAATATATAAACGCGTAGTATCG GGAGTAAAGCCTCAGAGCTATGACAAAGTGGAAAATCCAGAGGTTCGAGAAATCATTGAAATGTGTATTCGGCTAAAGAAAGAAGAACGGCCATTAGTTAAGGATCTcttaaatcatgaattttttgcTGACGATGTTGGGTTAAAATTGGAAATGGTTTCGCGAGATTCAGCAGTAGCAGACGCAGAACTATCTCGCGTCGAATTTCGACTCAGAGTACTGGATCCCAAAAAACGAACCAACAAACATAAAGAGAATGAGGCGATACAATTCGATTTCGACATCCAAGGAGACAACGCAGAGGAAGTAGCCTCTGAGATGGCTAAATCCAGTCTGATACTCGAGGAAGATGTAAAAGCTGTAACGAAGATGTTAAAGTCTCAAATCACTACTTTGTTACGAGAAAGGGAAGAACGTAAAGCCAAAGAAGAGAAAGAGCGATTAGATAGAGAAGCTGATACCACTACTACAGCTAATGaaaatttattgcaacaacAGCTGCTACTCCAACAAATGCAAttgcaacaacaacagcagcagatACAATCTAACATGGGCATTCAGCTGCAGGGTCAAGTACAAATGCAGTTACAACAAAACCAAATACCTCTTCAACCACAACAGCAAATGCAACCTACTGCGCAACCATCCCAACAACACAGTTTACAACCACAACCTGTTCAGTTAGTCCAACAACAACCGCTAATGCAGCAACAAACTTCAGTTGTTCAACCCCAGCAAGCACAACAGTTGCAACAAGTGCCCCAAGTATCTCAGCAACAAGTTCAGTATCAACAACAACAGTATCAACAACAATTGCAACAGCAGtatcaacagcaacaacagccaTATCCCTCACATGTTTCACAAAATATTAACCCTTCTTCATCGCAATGTTCTACACCGCAAACTGTACAAACACAACCACAATTTCCTCAAGTGACTCAACAgatacaacagcaacaacaaattcaacaacagcaacagattcaacaacaacaaattcaacagcagcaacagatacagcagcaacaacagatacagcaacaacaacagatacagcagcaacaacagatacaacagcagcaacaacagatccatcaacagcaacaacagatacagcagcagcaacagcaacaacagatccatcaacagcaacaacagtaCATACAATTAAATCAGATGAACGTACCGCAACAGATAAGTCATCAAATGCAATCGCAAATACAGCCGCAGCTACAATCACAAATCCAAATTTTATCCCAGCAACAGCATGTGCAAATGCAACAAACCCAGCAAGTGCAGTATTCTCAACCACAGGTGCAGCATGTGCAACAAGTGCCTGTGCAAAATCAACAATTTTATCAGCAAAGTGCTACAGGAACTTCGGGTTATACTACACAACCTATATACCAACAAAATATTTCTCAATCAATGTATCATCCATACACCACTCCTAATCCAGCTGGTCATGTGGAAATATTATCAACAAGTCAGCCTACCACTCAAATTTATTCCCATACAAGCATACCTGGAAGTGCAGCGCCACCAACTTCGCAGCCTTACATTCAACAATCAACAGGACAGGTCTCAGCTTCCGTACCATCAAGTATTAACATTCAAAATTCATCGGCAGCAACAATCATACAGAGTGCAGCGACTGCTACGATTCCAAATATTCAACCCACACCCACTATTCTACCCAATGGCGGGCATCAATCACAGCCTCAGCAAAATGTCTTGGTCCAGATGCAATATTCGCAACCTTCTAGTGTGCCCACATCCGTATCTATGTCATCTGGAATGAGTGTCCCTGCACAGTCCACAACAACCACACAGCACCAGCAACATTTTGTTCCGAGTACGGATCAAATCACTGCGGATAGATCTTCTTTACCCAAGCAGGATACAATGGACTCTGTACAATCTTTACCAgttgatttaccatctaatgtTCAAGATCAAGTGAATTTAACTACTGCTATAGGCCAAACAGCAGTAGCGAGCGAAGG AGTAACTCAAGAAAATTCTGAAAACGTTTCTTCTGAAAGGAGCAGAGTGAAAAGGTCTGGTACAAAACGGAAGAAACCTGGTATTAAGTTGACTGTTTTATCAGTAAGCAGTAGCGAAGGTCAGTCAGTGACTGTTGAATGTCAACTGGACACAAGCAAGCAGAAAACAGTGACATTTAAATTTGATAGGGATGATATGGTACCCACTGATATTGCTAACAATTTG GTAGCTGAAAATCTGTTACCCCAATCTCAATGTGAAACGTTCGTCGAATTAATAGAAGACATCGTGAAACAGTTACGTCTGGATCCCACAAGAGCTTTACCTTTGGTGGCACATGGTCCTCCAGATCAATCAGCTGGTGGTAGCCCAGTTACTAGTCGGCGACCTAGAGATCGTGACCACAGTCTTGATACAGCTAAG CAGGTGAGACATGGCTCGCTAACTCGTCAAAGCAGCCACCGATCATCGTACAAAGTCCATCGTAGACACCGTTCG AGAGACGAAACATCCAACACTTCTACACCAACGAAATTGTTGCCGATTGATCAGATTATTTCTCACATCACTGGTGGCACCACAGAGAAGCAGCAAAGTGTTCAAACACCTGACAGCCAAGTGGGACTTGAAAACACATCGGCTGAAGCATCCAGACGATCATCTACCTCCACGCAGAACACAGATACATTGACGCCAACTAATTTACCAAGTGACCCAACTGATACTCAAGAAACATTGGTTAATGTAACCAACTTAGAAGCAGGATTAGAGCTGCATAATGTATCCAATGAGGATAAATTTTATCATTGCACCACAACATATACTCAAAGTTCAGTACACGATACAGCAATTGGAAACCAAGGAAGCGAGATGGCAAAAGAATCTGGGGCTCAAGACGTAACTGATCTTCAAGAAAGAGAAGCGAACAAAGAAATACAAGTTGATACAGTTACAGAGGTAGCTACGCTAACTGCGCCACCTCCAATTAGAAAAATCTCTCGGTTTTTAGTTAGTCCTGTAGTCGAACAAAAAATTCTCACTATCGAAGACGAAGAATCCAGCGTAGAAAGTACTGAGAAAGCTAATATTTTGGCAACACAATCAAATTTAGTATCTCAAATTAGTGTAACCGATGAAGGACAGGCAAAGCATGACGAATTAGAGGTAAATGTATTAGAAACGCAAGCTGCTGTTCTTGAAAAACCCAGCGTTGAAACTCTTATACAGAATACTCAGTATGTCCCGGAGCAAGTAGATGCAGTTCAAACGTTACAATTGGGGCAACAAACAATCGGTCTGCAGAACACTATGCAAGGACAAGCAATGTCAGCTATGCTACAGATACAGCCAAACATTAATACTATACAATCTAGTCCACATAATGTGATCTTACCAGGATCAACGATAACACATCAATTGCCGCAACAGATGCAATCTGTACCTCAGAACATTATGGTTACAGTCCAAAAAGATTTGCAAACACAAACACAAATTCCTCCCAACAATGTTAACATGCAAGGACAATACCAAAATCAACCTTTGCAATGCAATGTCTTATTGCAACAGCAACAAATTCCTATGCAACACAATTTAACGCAGATGCATGTACAACCTGAACTTCAGCATCAAGGACAAATTCAAACTCAACGACCAATGCAACAATTCCATTCTCAACAAATACCGCAACAGTATGTGATACTTTCTGGGCCAATACAACAGTTGCAACCAGCAGCGATCGTGGACGAAAGGAATCGTAGAATATCAAATATTTCTACTGCTTCAAATATGTCCACCGATTCGCAAATGTCTGAAATAGTCAATCTCACAGACGATAAAAAGCAACCTATGGTTGTACCTAGTTCATCTGTGCACCATATGCAGCATGCTCAACTTATAGCTCAACCAGAAGGACAGAACGTTGCAACTTTATCGCAAACTGTACTGGAACCAACGCAACAATTACAAGGAACTCCTCAAAATATAATGAACGTTCCAACAAATGCATCCGTACCCGTTTCAGTTCCTGTTCAACAAGTGATTGCTACAGAAGTTGCTCCTAAAGTGATAGttaagacaaaagaagtgtccTCAACTCTCCCAGACTTGGCACAAAATTTAGCGAatatactttcaaatccaaaatCGAAATCTGCAACTCCTCACGGTGTAACCAGCCATGAGCAAAATCCAATTACAAACATCCCAGCAGCTACGGTATTCGATAATAAATCCACTCTCCAATCAGAACAGTATTTCCAGCCTATTCAACCGGaggcgagtcagattcaaataccGTCACAGGTACAACACAATTATCAACCGAATATAGTGCAACCAGGAATTTCACAAACGTTCCAACAAGTCACACAGCAATCTCAGCAAACGCAGATAACTTTGCAACAGACGATGCAATTGAATCCAACGCAACAAATGGatcctcagcttcaaattatgcCACAAAATTTTCAGGGGGTTCAAACTATGCTGCAAGGCAAATGGATCGCTACCCCGAATCAGAATATTATGCAACAGACTGGGCTAATAAGACATCCTCAGCAGACTCAGCAACAGTTGCAACAGACTATACCTGTGCAACAACCAATTTTGCAAGATACTCAAAATGTGGAAAATTTTGTTCAAACTGATCAGTCTCAGCTCCACTTGAAGCTTCAGGAGCAACAAATTCTAGGCAAAACGTCAGAAATGGAGACACAGGAATCGATCACATCAACTGG GCGCATCAGTACTGAATGTCATCTGTTATCGGAAGCTGAGAATTCTAGCCACGATGTAACTCCTGAACACACAATCGTTGAATCTGTAGATTCAACATTGTTTGCACAAAACCAGGCAttgcaacaacagcagcaacagcacAGGAAACTGAGTCAACAAAATTCTTTGGATAAAGTCCCAGATGCAGTGGTTGGAACAGCTGGTCTGGGTGGACCAGGTCCACAAACGATAGCAGATCTTCATCAGAAACTTGTGCAGCTAACAAGTCAGCCATCCGAAGCACTCAACGTAGGAACTCCACCTATTAGTTATCCAGCTACACCTCATAACCATCAAATAGTAGGTGGATATGACGCATATATAAACTCCTTGCAACAAAAGTTGGTTAACATTGGTATGCCAATTTCAACGACACATGGCGTG GGTCCTCCATCACCTCAGACAGCGATACAATCTTCCACTTCCTTGACCGACCCAAATGTTCCCACAAACGTCGAAGCTTTAGCTCTAATTCAAGATAGTTCCATCCACCCACTTGCTTTGTCACAAACG catgTAGATTGCTCTTTGGATAGTCCAACACCAGGAGCAGGTGCTACAGGATCAGAAACCATGAGTCCTAGCAAAGAAAGCATAAAAGTTCGAGCCCAAAGACCCGGATCTCGTCTCCAAGAATTGGAACAGGAGTTGGCAAAGATTCATCACAGAGGCTCGGTACTTTCGACAGCTTCTCCACAACCGTTGTTACAGTCTACTCAAAGTTTATTGACCACCGTCCCATCCACATCAACTGTGCCAGTTGCTAATATTACTCCTAGTGTCAATACATCACGCTCTGACACAAACACCCCAGTGCAAATAGAACCACAGGAATCTGTAACGGAG GTTAGTACAACGCAACCTGTTAGAAAAATATCAAGGTTCGTCGTTTCCAAGGTCGCAGGTCCTCCTAACAATGCTACTGGACCAAACCAGCAATCATATGCAGAGGATCCAAAGGTTTACCATGTGGAGGAAAACCAAG GTACACCAGTTCAAGTGATTCATAGTCGTGAAGGTTCTATTCCACCTACGCAATCTATCCAGTCTACTGTTAGTGGTCCTACAATGGAA CAAACGGAGAAAGATGAAAGATTTTGGACGTTAACGCCAAGCGAGGAATATCAATTACTCATAAAAAA ACAAACTATGGAGCTAGAGACGCTGCAAAGAAGACACAGGGAAGAATTAGAACGTTTCCAGCAACACCAGCTGCAGCTGTTGAtccagcaacaacaacaagcgaGTGCGTTGCATCAGCATCACCATCAGCATCACCCTATGCTTTATCACACTGTCGCGACTAGCTTGGCTG GACAAACTAGACTTCCAAGTACAGAAGACTACTTAATGTTTAATACAACGCCCCAAACTCCATTACAAAAAGCTCCAAGTAATTATCCAGACACGGACGAAACGTTACGGTTAGCTATGCAAaaattgaagcaaactcctttgCAACTACAACCACAGCAGGCAACGGCTGGAATACCGCACGCTTACGTTATTCCGATTCCAGTAGTGCCTTCTGAAACTATGCAGAACATACCCTCTCAGCAATCTAGTAGTTACACAAGTGATATCGCTGAATCGTACGACTCTGCGCATAGTTCCCTTATAAATTCGGCCCAATATCAGTTCGCGCCTATATTACCGGACGGGACGAATATCGCTGTGTCCTCCACTGGATCGTTAGTCACGCCTATTCCAATATCGAGTTCAACAGGTAGCGGTGGTTACATTCAATATCACGAAAACCAAACGTTACCAAATTTCCAAACATTCAGCTGTACACCACACGGCGGTTTCTTTTTGCCAGCTGGTTACAGACTGATATACGCTCCTCAGCCAGCGTCTCAGTCCCAGCCAGCTACACCGGCAACTCCGCATATAGGGAATTCTCATGACGGTACGCCGCCGGCGGAACCGTTACACACAAATACTGATAATTCAGCTGCCCCTCCTTCTCACACCGATCAATAA